ACGGTGTTGTGCACTatgtgcgcagcgcagccaaTTCCAAGGATCTTGTGATCCACAGAATCTTGCAATCTCGAGAACACATTGTTCTTCCCGTTTCGCGCAGCACCACCAAAGTTGCAATTTGCGTTGTCGGCACTGAAAGCAACCAGCTTTGATGTGACTTGATTGGCTTCGAGTGCGTCCATTATATATTGGCTCACCATTGCTGAAGTCTCACCTGGCAAGGTGTTAATCTCAAGGAGCTTCGTCTGCACTCCTGCAGCAGCGGTGAAGTAGCGCACCATTATCGGGAGCACCTTCAAATCCTTGTGGTTGGAAGCATCACAGAACACTGAGACAAATTTAGCCTCCTGCAGGTCAGTCTTCAACTCTTCCTCTGCAGACGGAGCAAGCACGTTCAAAGCAATCGCTTCTGCCTTTGTGCGAGCGCAGGAAAACTTTTCGCTGAACAATTTCTGCACAAGCTTTGAAGTGCAGTCCATTGATCGGAAGCTATGGTTGTGAGCGATCGTGTGGAAGGCGAATATACCCTCTGATGCAGCAAGTTGGAGCTCCTTTTCCCCGGCACGTTCCTGTCTGAAGAACCGGGTTACTGCACTGGAACTAGCAGCAGCCGACACACTCTGCTTGTGCTCGACAGAGCTGATGTGTTTTACTATATCGGAACGTCCACCGTGAGCGACTGAAAAGTCTGCCCCACATGCACCACAGCGCACATCCGCCTCTGACTTAGTTTTCTTGATGAACGGGTACTCTTTTCCCAGCTGTTCCGTGAATTTGCACTTACGTTTCGGCATTGTCGCCGGCAACACGACGAAATAAGTTGAAAAGCCAAAAACAAAGTGGACAAAGACACTACGAGGCGCCGTCAACAAATCGGGACATTTGACTTCGATTATGGCTGCGGCTCGCTGGAGAACGCAAGCCTCCGAGCCAGCACAGAAGCAAGCCTTGTCCGGCCTATCCAGTATCCAGCCAGTCATGCAAGCAGACGCGAGTTTGCGGGGGCCACGGTCAGGTAGTGCTGCCGTACTGTGACGGATAGAGCGGATAAAGCCGCTAGTGATGgagacaacgtatttttctaggCCGTTCCGAAAACATACGATTtggaaagcagaaaaaagaaaaaaataaacttgctCGCGTTGCATTCTTCGTTCGGGAAAGCCAAAGCGGGACAAAACGCCGTCCCACTAGTACCTCGGTGGGACACCGGGACCATGGCTGCAAAAGTGGGACTGTCCCGCCTAAATCGGGACGTCTGGTCACTTTAGTGATGGACCCATTTAAGTGCCATGGAGGTTTAGTACTCAATGAATTAAAGCTGTCGGAACATCTTTCTGTTAACACAGCTGGCAAAGTGAATGGCTTTGTTGACTTGGGCCCTTATACACCACCAGAACAGAAACACTTGCCATGCAACCACGGCCTGGTTGTCATGTTTGTACCCCTAGTAGGAAGCTGGAGCCAAATTCTTGGAGCATTTGCTACCCATACAAATATCAAAGGAGAGCTGCTGGCAAAGATCATTCTCGAGGCAACAATCTTCGCTGAGAATGCAGGACTTTTTGTTGATTATGTAACGTG
The Amblyomma americanum isolate KBUSLIRL-KWMA chromosome 3, ASM5285725v1, whole genome shotgun sequence genome window above contains:
- the LOC144122855 gene encoding uncharacterized protein LOC144122855, which translates into the protein MDPFKCHGGLVLNELKLSEHLSVNTAGKVNGFVDLGPYTPPEQKHLPCNHGLVVMFVPLVGSWSQILGAFATHTNIKGELLAKIILEATIFAENAGLFVDYVTCDAAMWNRKMWRIMGVRANSTDILAKRKHPSDANRHLHFLSDFPHLVKNVRNRLLTTSFHTPDGMVTQIFYKHIANDL